The Methylobacterium durans nucleotide sequence GCGAGCTCGACGCCCACGTGATCGGCCATTGCGACGTCACCGATCCGGCCTCGATCGACGCGGTGTTCGACGCGGCCGCCTCCGCTTTCCCGGGCGGGATCGATTTCGTCATCCACTGCATCGCCTTCTCGGACAAGGACGAGCTGACCGGCCGCTACATTGAGACGAGCGAAGGCAACTTCACGAAGTCGCTCCTGATCTCCTGCTACTCGTTCACGGCGGTCGCCCAGCGCGCCGAGAAGCTGATGCGCAACGGCGGCTCGCTCCTCACGCTGACCTATTACGGCGCCGAGAAGTGGATGCCGCACTACAACGTCATGGGCGTGGCCAAGGCAGCGCTCGAAGCCTCGGTGCGCTACCTCGCCGCGGATCTCGGCCCCCAGAAGATCCGCGTCAACGCGATCTCCGCCGGCCCGATCAAGACCCTCGCCGCCTCCGGCATCGGCGACTTCCGCTACATACTCAAGTGGAACGAGTACAACGCTCCCTTGCGCCGAACGGTGACCATCGACGAGGTCGGCGAGACGGCGGCCTATCTCGTCTCCGACATGTCCCGCGGCATGACCGGCGAGATCCTGCACGTCGATGCCGGCTACCACGTCGTCGGCATGAAGAATCCCGAGGCGCCGGACCTGTCGCTCGACAAGGACTGAGCCCGCGCTCAGTCCGGCACCGTCATCCCCGCGATGCCCTCGGGCGCGTCCGGGTAGCGCGGATCCATCGCCTCCAGCGTGTCGGCGATGGTGCGGGCGACGACGAGATTGCGGAACCATTTTCGGTTCGCCGGTACCACGTGCCAGGGCGCGTAGGGCGTCGAGCAGCGGGTCAGCGCGTCGCCGAAGGCGGACTGATACGCGTCCCAGGATTCGCGCTCGACGAGATCGGCCGGGTCGAACTTCCAGTGCTTGGCCGGGTCCGCGATGCGGGCCTCGAGCCGCTCCTTCTGCTCCGCCCGCGAGATGTGGAGGAAGAACTTCAGCACCTGCGTGCCGGAGGCCGTCAGCAGCCGCTCGAAATCGTTGATCAGGCCGTAGCGCCCCCGCCAGATCTCCTCCGGAACGAGATGCTTCACCCGCACCACGAGCACGTCCTCGTAGTGGCTACGGTTGAACACTCCGATCATGCCTCGGCCCGGCGTCCGCTGGTGATAGCGCCAGAGGAAGTCGTGATCGAGTTCGACGGTCGTGGGTGCCTTGAAGGAGGAGACCTCGCAGCCCTGCGGGTTCACACCTTCGAGCACGGCGCGGATCGTGCCGTCCTTGCCGCCGGTGTCGATGGCCTGGAAGACCACGAGCAGGCTGCGGCGGCGCTCGGCGTAGAGCCGCTCCTGCAATTCCTGGATCCGCGCGCGCTCAGCGAGCAGAGCCTCCTTCGCCACGGCCTTGTCGAGCCCGCCATCGGCGTCCGGGTCGATGCGGTCGAGTTCGCAGACGTGGCCGGGCGTGACCGTCACGATGCCGGGAGCAGCCGGCACGACGACGGGCGCGTGACCGCCGATCAGGGCAGGTGCCGCACCCGCGATCTCCGAGACCGCTCCGGCCCAGGCGGCGGAGGAAGGCGGCCGGTCCCGAGCCGACTGCCGGAGAGAGTCCTGCGACATTGTCACGCCGGTCGACCGGTCGCGCTGGCCCTCGGCGTGCTTGCCGTGTTTCTTCGACATGACGACTCTCTATCGCTCGCAATCGATGGGGCCGGAAGCGGACCCTCTGGAGGTTCGCGTGGGTGCGAAAACGATCGGCAGGCTGAGCCGTTCCGGCAAGAGGCCGTGCGAGCGTCTTTTCGGTCTGCCGCCCCGCGGGCCCAAACGGAATCTGCCCGGCTCCGCCCTCTGACCCGCAATGCCAACCATCTACTTCGTGCGCCACGGCCAGACGGACTGGAACGCGGAAGGGCGCCTCCAGGGTCAGCGCGACACCCGGCTGAACGGCACCGGCCTCCGGCAGGCCGAGGAGGCTGCCGACCGGCTGCGCGCGCTCACCGGCGACCGCTTCGCCGGGCTGGACTTCGTCGCGAGCCCGCTCAGCCGCACGCGCCGGACCATGGAGGCCCTGCGCGGCTGCCTCAACCTGTCGCCGGAGGATTACCGGGTCGACGACCGGCTCAAGGAGATTGGCTTCGGCGCCTGGGAAGGGTCGACCTGGGCCGAAATTCGTCGCCGGGATCCGGCGGGCGCCGCGGCCCGCGATCGGGACCGCTGGGGCTATCAGCCGCCCGGATTCGGCGGCGAGAGCTACGCGATGCTGACCGAGCGCGTCGCTCCCGCGCTCCGCGACCTCGACGCACCGACGGTCATGGTGGCGCATGGCGGCGTCGCGCGGGCGATCCTGGTGGCGCGCGGCTACCTGGATCCTTGGGCGGCGCCGCGGATCGGCATTCGCCAGGGCGGCGTCCTCGTCCTCGATGCGGACGGTTGGCGCTGGGTGTGACCCGGGCTCGGATGTGCGAGGCCCAGGCTCCGTCTCCTGTCCCGAGGCCCTGCCGCGGCACCCCATGCGAATCGGGGCCGGGTGGGGCCGTTCGGACGACCCGCCTGTTGCTCGGGAAGCCCATCTGCCCCAGGAACGTTCAAGACCGGTTCAACCTGCCCGCGCTACGGTCGTCGGCTGATCGCCTCGCGGCCTCCGAACGAGGGCCGCGCCGAGCGATCCCGGCCCCTCAACGTCGGGCCGCCTCGATAACGGCACGATCCGGGAACAAAGACCCGTCGAACGATGGCTCCCGACCGCGCGGGAGCCGGGAGCGGAGCAACGTCAGTCCAATGACCAGTGTCGCCGAGATGACCCGGCCGCGGGCGGACCTGCGCGCGGAGGCGGGACCGCTCTCCGGCCGCGCCTTCCTGCGCGGGACCCTGCGGCCTGACCTGATCCGCGACGAGGTGCTGGCCGAGATTTTTCTGGCGACCGCCGCCGCGCGGCCGGACCACCCGGCCCTCATCGATGGCTCCGCCCGCGGGACGGACGGCCGCCATCCGCACCTGACCTATGCCGAGATGGAGAGCCGCGCCCGAGCCGTGGCGACGGCCCTTGCCCATCGCGGTATCGGGCCGGGCGACGTCGTCGGCCTCTGGATGGCGCGCGGCCTCGATCTCCTCGTCGCGCAGGTTGGCATCACGCTGTCGGGCGCCGCCTGGCTCCCTTTCGACGCTGAGGCGCCGGCTGACCGCGTCGCGGTCTGCCTCCGGGATGCCGAGGCGCGGGCGCTCCTCGTCTCATCTGCATTGAAGCCCGAGGCGCCGGACGCCGCGCCGGCCCTGACGCTCGCCGACCTCGCCGCCGGGACCCCGGCCGACGCGCCCCTGCCAGATCCGCGGGCGGCGGGGCTCACGCCGGAGCATCCGGCCTACCTCATCTACACCTCGGGCTCGACCGGCGTGCCGAAGGGCATCGTCATCAGCCACGCCAACATCTGCCACTTCCTGCGCTCCGGAAACGCACTCTACGGCATGCGGGCCGACGACGTGGTGTTCCAGGGCGCGTCCGTCGCGTTCGACCTCTCGATGGAGGAGATCTGGGTCCCCTACCTCGTCGGGGCGTCCCTCTTCGTCGCCTCGCCCGCCATGATGGGCGATGTCGAGGCGCTGCCCGGCATCCTCACGGAAGCCGGCTGCACCGTGCTCGACACGGTGCCGACGCTGCTCGCCATGATCAGCCGGGACCTGCCGAGCGTGCGCCTCGTGCTCCTCGGAGGCGAGGCGTTGCCCGAGCCCCTGATCGCCCGCTGGGCCACGTCCGGACGCCAGCTCTTCAACACCTACGGGCCGACCGAGGCGACGGTGGTGGCGACCGCCGCCGAGATGCGCCCGGGCGAACCGGTTACCATCGGCGGCCCGATCCCGAACTACACGGTCTACGTCGCCGACGAGGCCCTGAACCTGCTCGGGCCCGGCGAGCCCGGCGAACTCCTGATCGGAGGCCCCGGAATCGCCAAGGGCTACCTGCAGCGCCCGGAACTGACGGCCGAGAAATTCGTCGCCAACCCCTTCGTGGAGGACGGGCTGGACCCGGTGCTCTACCGCTCGGGCGATGCCGTGTCCCTCGACCCGCAGGGCAACATCCTCTTCCACGGCCGCATCGACGATCAGGTCAAGATCCGCGGTTTCCGGGTCGAGCTCGGCGAGATCGAGGCACGCATCCAGGCCCAGTCCGGCATCAATCAGGCCGCGGTGGTGCTGCGCCAGGACGACGGCGTCGACCGCCTCGTCGCCTTCCTCGTGCCCGAGCGCGGCGCCGCGGTCGACAAGGGGGAGCTGCGCCAGACGCTCGCCGGCCAAATGCCTCCCTACATGGTGCCGGGCCATTTCGAGTTCGTGGAACACCTGCCGCGCCTCACCTCCGGCAAGGTCGACCGCAAGACGCTGAAGGTCGCGCCACTCACGGTGACGAGCGTCGAGGGCGAACAGGAGCCTCCGCACAACGAGACCGAGGCGGCCTTGCTCGCCGCCGCCAACCAGGTCTTCGGCGCGCAGCCGATGCCCTTCGAGGCCGATTTCTTCTCGGATCTCGGCGGCCATTCCCTGCTCGCCGCGCGCTTCGTCTCCGCGGTGCGCGAGACGCCGGCGCTCGCGGCGATCACCCTGCAGGACGTCTACGGCAAGCGGACGCTCCGGGCGATGGCGGACGCGCTCATCGAGCGCACCGGCGGTGTCGGCTCGGAGGCGGCCGTGCGCGACCTCGGCTTCGCGGCGCCGCCCCTCCTGCGCCGGGCCCTGTGCGGCCTCGCCCAGGCCGTCGCGCTGCCCTTCGTGATCGCGCTCGCCACCTCGCAGTGGCTCGGTATCTTCGTCACCTACCTGCTGCTCACCGGCGGCTCGCTCGGCTTCTTCGGCGAGATGGCGGTGCTGCTCCTCGTCTATATCGGCATCAACGCGGTGACCGCCTGCACCGCGCTGGCGGCCAAGTGGATCGTGCTCGGGCGGACGAAGCCCGGCCGCTACCCGCTCTGGGGTGTTTACTACTACCGCTGGTGGCTGGCGCAGCGCCTGACCCCCCTCGTCCACATCAAGTGGTTGCAGGGCTCCCCCGTGATCGCGATCTACCTCCGGATGCTCGGCGCGAAGATCGGACGCGACGCGCTCATCTCCGACATCGAGGTCGGCGCGCCGGACCTCCTCAGCATCGGCGACGGCGCATCGCTCGGCGGCCGCCTCGTCATCGCGAATGCCGAGGTGGTGGGCAACGAACTCGTCATCGGCCGCGTCGAGATCGGGCCCGATGTCGCGATCGGCACCTCCTGCGTCGTCAGCCACGACACCGTGATCGGTGCGGGTGCCGAGATCGCGGATCTGACGACCGTGCCCACCGGCAGCCGCGTCGGCGCGTGCGAGCGCTGGGACGGCTCGCCCGGCCGCAAGGTCGGCCACGCCGAGACGGCGCATGTCGAGCCCGCCGCGGCCTCGCCCCGGCGCCGCGCGGCGTTCCTCGTCGCCTACGCATTGCTCCTGGCCGCGATCCCCGCCGTCGGCCTGCTGCCGATCTTCCCCGCCTTCTTCATCTTCGACCAGATCAGCGACAATCTCGGCGCGCTGACCGACATCGACTACCACTGGTACCTGCCGCTGCTGACCTGGCCCACCGCCATGCTGATGACGGCCGGCACCGTGCTGCTGATCGCGGCGATCCGCTGGCTGATCCTGCCGCGTGTCAGCTCCGGCACGTGGTCGATCTGGTCCGGCTTCTACCTGCGCAAATGGACCGTCGCTCTCGCGGCAGAGGTGACGCTGGAGACCCTCTCCTCGCTCTTCGCCACCGTCTACATGCGGGCTTGGTACCGGCTGATGGGCGCCCGGATGGGGCAGGGGGCCGAGATCTCCACGAATCTCGCCGGGCGCTACGACCTCGCCGACATCGGCGCGCACAACTTCATCGCCGACGAGGTCGTCTACGGCGAGGAGGAGATCCGGCACGGCTACATGCATCTCGAGCCTGTGCGCACCGGCGCGCGGGTCTTCGTCGGCAACGACGCGGTGGTGCCGCCCGGTGCGGTGATCCCGGACGACGTGCTCATCGGCATCAAGTCGAAGCCGCCGGAGAACGCGCTGATGGCGCCGGGCGACACGTGGTTCGGATCGCCGCCGATCAAGTTGCCGGTGCGCCAGAAGGTCGATCTCGGCTCGCTTGCCCAGACCTACGAGCCCGGGATCGGGCCAAAGCTCCGCCGCGGCATCTTCGAGGCTTTCGCGACCTCGTTCTCGCCGATGCTCTACATCACCCTCGCGATCACGGCCATCGACTTCTACTTCTACCCCGCGATCCTGGCCGAGGATTGGACCGGCCTAGCGATCAGTTTCGTGACCGTCAGCGTGGTGATCGCGATCATCCAGTCCTCGGCGGTTATCGCGTTGAAATGGCTGCTGATGGGCCGCTACAAGCCCGGCATGCGGCCGATGTGGTCGTGGTGGGCGATGCGCACGGAGGCGATCGCCGTCGCCTATTGGGGACTGGCCGGCAAGGTGCTCTTGGAGCATCTCCAGGGCACGCCGTTCCTGCCCTGGGTGCTGCGGCTGTTCGGCGTCAAGGTCGGGCAGGGGGTCTGCATGCTGACCACCGACATCACCGAGTTCGACTGCGTCCGGATCGGCGACTACGCCACGATCAACCGCACCTCGGCCCTGCAGACGCACCTCTACGAGGACCGGATCATGAAGGTCGGCCGCGTCGAGGTCGGGCGCGGCGTGTCGGTCGGCGCCTTCGCGACCGTGCTGTACGATACCCGGGTCGGCGACTACGCGCGCCTGCGCCCTCTCACGATCGTGATGAAGGGCGAGTCGATCCCGGCGCATACCGAATGGGAGGGCGCCCCGGCCGTACCGGTCGTCCACGCAGAGCCCGAGCGTACTGCAGCCTAAGGTTGTAGGTCCTGTGGATTGGGACGCTGAGGCAAGCCTTCGCGACGCGGCCGCGGTGCCGCGGCCTGCGCCCGGCGGCATGGTGGGCGGGTAACGGACCCTCGTGGATCCGTGATCTACCCGAATCCGGTTCGATCCTGGCCGGGCATTTCGGGCATCGTCCCTCACGGATCCGATCTCGGGAAGGCTCTTGCGGTACGTCGACCTGTCACCCGGCTGGGCGCGGAGACGCATTCACCGGCACCTCGCGCGCCGCGGGAGCGGGCGCATCATCCGCTGGATCACGATCGCCGCCGGAGGCCATCCCGACGATGCGTCGGCGCCGGATTCCGCCGGGGCCGCGAACGTGCTGACCTTCCCGTCGCGCCAGAGGGAAGGCGAGGCGAACGCGGAGAGCGGGGGGCGCG carries:
- the fabI gene encoding enoyl-ACP reductase FabI, producing the protein MADIDPVDARGDGHASGTGILAGKRGIVLGVANNRSIAWGIAKSARAHGAELAFTYQGDALKKRVEPLARELDAHVIGHCDVTDPASIDAVFDAAASAFPGGIDFVIHCIAFSDKDELTGRYIETSEGNFTKSLLISCYSFTAVAQRAEKLMRNGGSLLTLTYYGAEKWMPHYNVMGVAKAALEASVRYLAADLGPQKIRVNAISAGPIKTLAASGIGDFRYILKWNEYNAPLRRTVTIDEVGETAAYLVSDMSRGMTGEILHVDAGYHVVGMKNPEAPDLSLDKD
- a CDS encoding histidine phosphatase family protein; this encodes MPTIYFVRHGQTDWNAEGRLQGQRDTRLNGTGLRQAEEAADRLRALTGDRFAGLDFVASPLSRTRRTMEALRGCLNLSPEDYRVDDRLKEIGFGAWEGSTWAEIRRRDPAGAAARDRDRWGYQPPGFGGESYAMLTERVAPALRDLDAPTVMVAHGGVARAILVARGYLDPWAAPRIGIRQGGVLVLDADGWRWV
- a CDS encoding polyphosphate kinase 2 family protein produces the protein MSKKHGKHAEGQRDRSTGVTMSQDSLRQSARDRPPSSAAWAGAVSEIAGAAPALIGGHAPVVVPAAPGIVTVTPGHVCELDRIDPDADGGLDKAVAKEALLAERARIQELQERLYAERRRSLLVVFQAIDTGGKDGTIRAVLEGVNPQGCEVSSFKAPTTVELDHDFLWRYHQRTPGRGMIGVFNRSHYEDVLVVRVKHLVPEEIWRGRYGLINDFERLLTASGTQVLKFFLHISRAEQKERLEARIADPAKHWKFDPADLVERESWDAYQSAFGDALTRCSTPYAPWHVVPANRKWFRNLVVARTIADTLEAMDPRYPDAPEGIAGMTVPD
- a CDS encoding Pls/PosA family non-ribosomal peptide synthetase, yielding MTSVAEMTRPRADLRAEAGPLSGRAFLRGTLRPDLIRDEVLAEIFLATAAARPDHPALIDGSARGTDGRHPHLTYAEMESRARAVATALAHRGIGPGDVVGLWMARGLDLLVAQVGITLSGAAWLPFDAEAPADRVAVCLRDAEARALLVSSALKPEAPDAAPALTLADLAAGTPADAPLPDPRAAGLTPEHPAYLIYTSGSTGVPKGIVISHANICHFLRSGNALYGMRADDVVFQGASVAFDLSMEEIWVPYLVGASLFVASPAMMGDVEALPGILTEAGCTVLDTVPTLLAMISRDLPSVRLVLLGGEALPEPLIARWATSGRQLFNTYGPTEATVVATAAEMRPGEPVTIGGPIPNYTVYVADEALNLLGPGEPGELLIGGPGIAKGYLQRPELTAEKFVANPFVEDGLDPVLYRSGDAVSLDPQGNILFHGRIDDQVKIRGFRVELGEIEARIQAQSGINQAAVVLRQDDGVDRLVAFLVPERGAAVDKGELRQTLAGQMPPYMVPGHFEFVEHLPRLTSGKVDRKTLKVAPLTVTSVEGEQEPPHNETEAALLAAANQVFGAQPMPFEADFFSDLGGHSLLAARFVSAVRETPALAAITLQDVYGKRTLRAMADALIERTGGVGSEAAVRDLGFAAPPLLRRALCGLAQAVALPFVIALATSQWLGIFVTYLLLTGGSLGFFGEMAVLLLVYIGINAVTACTALAAKWIVLGRTKPGRYPLWGVYYYRWWLAQRLTPLVHIKWLQGSPVIAIYLRMLGAKIGRDALISDIEVGAPDLLSIGDGASLGGRLVIANAEVVGNELVIGRVEIGPDVAIGTSCVVSHDTVIGAGAEIADLTTVPTGSRVGACERWDGSPGRKVGHAETAHVEPAAASPRRRAAFLVAYALLLAAIPAVGLLPIFPAFFIFDQISDNLGALTDIDYHWYLPLLTWPTAMLMTAGTVLLIAAIRWLILPRVSSGTWSIWSGFYLRKWTVALAAEVTLETLSSLFATVYMRAWYRLMGARMGQGAEISTNLAGRYDLADIGAHNFIADEVVYGEEEIRHGYMHLEPVRTGARVFVGNDAVVPPGAVIPDDVLIGIKSKPPENALMAPGDTWFGSPPIKLPVRQKVDLGSLAQTYEPGIGPKLRRGIFEAFATSFSPMLYITLAITAIDFYFYPAILAEDWTGLAISFVTVSVVIAIIQSSAVIALKWLLMGRYKPGMRPMWSWWAMRTEAIAVAYWGLAGKVLLEHLQGTPFLPWVLRLFGVKVGQGVCMLTTDITEFDCVRIGDYATINRTSALQTHLYEDRIMKVGRVEVGRGVSVGAFATVLYDTRVGDYARLRPLTIVMKGESIPAHTEWEGAPAVPVVHAEPERTAA